Proteins encoded within one genomic window of Pygocentrus nattereri isolate fPygNat1 chromosome 7, fPygNat1.pri, whole genome shotgun sequence:
- the kti12 gene encoding protein KTI12 homolog isoform X1 — MPLILMCGYPCSGKSRRAHELRDHFTENTDRKVHTVGDEELEVDRNSVYADSQSEKNLRGALRSEVERKLNKEDIVILDSLNYIKGYRYELFCLIKHAQTPHCLVYCLTSADLSSEWNKERKEGCQYSQEILDALILRFEAPDSRNRWDSPLFTIQKDDALPFEAISDAIFKRKAPPPNQSTQSQPLSSTNFLYELDKVTQDILMAVLDSQKTSVPGDFIAIPGATERIELTRSLNMAELRKLRRQFISYTKMHPTENIGQIANMFVQYLNKSMH; from the exons ATGCCCCTAATTTTAATGTGCGGCTACCCCTGCAGTGGGAAAAGCCGACGTGCGCACGAATTAAGAGATCACTTCACTGAAAACACGGACCGTAAGGTTCACACTGTGGGAGACGAAGAGCTCGAAGTGGACAGGAACTCCGTATATGCAG ATTCTCAGAGTGAGAAGAATTTGCGAGGTGCTTTGCGATCTGAGGTTGAGAG aaaactcAACAAAGAGGATATTGTAATTCTGGATTCCTTGAATTACATTAAAG GTTACAGATAtgagctgttttgtctgattaaACATGCACAGACACCACACTGTTTG GTCTATTGTTTAACGTCAGCTGATTTGAGCTCAGAGTGGaataaggaaagaaaggaaggttGCCAGTATTCCCAGGAAAT CCTGGATGCCCTCATTTTGAGATTTGAAGCCCCTGATTCAAGAAATAGATGGGACAGTCCACTCTTTACCATTCAAAAAGATGACGCTCTTCCATTTGAAGCCATCTCGGATGCCATTTTCAAAAGGAAAGCACCCCCCCCTAACCAGTCCACACAAAGT CAACCCCTGTCCTCTACCAACTTTTTATATGAATTGGACAAAGTAACTCAGGATATCTTAATG GCTGTTCTTGACTCACAGAAGACCAGTGTCCCTGGGGACTTCATTGCGATACCAGGAGCTACAGAAAGG ATAGAACTCACGAGAAGTCTTAACATGGCTGAACTGAGGAAGCTTCGACGGCAGTTCATCAGCTACACTAAGATGCATCCAACAGAGAACATTGGGCAGATAGCCAATATGTTTGTGCAGTACCTCAACAAGAGTATGCACTGA
- the kti12 gene encoding protein KTI12 homolog isoform X2, protein MPLILMCGYPCSGKSRRAHELRDHFTENTDRKVHTVGDEELEVDRNSVYAGYRYELFCLIKHAQTPHCLVYCLTSADLSSEWNKERKEGCQYSQEILDALILRFEAPDSRNRWDSPLFTIQKDDALPFEAISDAIFKRKAPPPNQSTQSQPLSSTNFLYELDKVTQDILMAVLDSQKTSVPGDFIAIPGATERIELTRSLNMAELRKLRRQFISYTKMHPTENIGQIANMFVQYLNKSMH, encoded by the exons ATGCCCCTAATTTTAATGTGCGGCTACCCCTGCAGTGGGAAAAGCCGACGTGCGCACGAATTAAGAGATCACTTCACTGAAAACACGGACCGTAAGGTTCACACTGTGGGAGACGAAGAGCTCGAAGTGGACAGGAACTCCGTATATGCAG GTTACAGATAtgagctgttttgtctgattaaACATGCACAGACACCACACTGTTTG GTCTATTGTTTAACGTCAGCTGATTTGAGCTCAGAGTGGaataaggaaagaaaggaaggttGCCAGTATTCCCAGGAAAT CCTGGATGCCCTCATTTTGAGATTTGAAGCCCCTGATTCAAGAAATAGATGGGACAGTCCACTCTTTACCATTCAAAAAGATGACGCTCTTCCATTTGAAGCCATCTCGGATGCCATTTTCAAAAGGAAAGCACCCCCCCCTAACCAGTCCACACAAAGT CAACCCCTGTCCTCTACCAACTTTTTATATGAATTGGACAAAGTAACTCAGGATATCTTAATG GCTGTTCTTGACTCACAGAAGACCAGTGTCCCTGGGGACTTCATTGCGATACCAGGAGCTACAGAAAGG ATAGAACTCACGAGAAGTCTTAACATGGCTGAACTGAGGAAGCTTCGACGGCAGTTCATCAGCTACACTAAGATGCATCCAACAGAGAACATTGGGCAGATAGCCAATATGTTTGTGCAGTACCTCAACAAGAGTATGCACTGA
- the nmba gene encoding neuromedin Ba → MAVRSLGGICKLGLLLFSLVMLSYLPISTSVSLDLTELRNKVSKIKVNPRGNLWATGHFMGRKSIPDGCVDLSELKQEQRAMQHPQQRTDPINQNTDFLVKLLKSYFEERKR, encoded by the exons ATGGCTGTGAGATCCTTAGGTGGAATCTGCAAACTTGGACTACTCTTGTTCTCCTTGGTCATGCTGTCCTACTTACCTATAAGTACATCAGTCAGTCTCGATTTAACTGAGCTGAGAAACAAAGTTTCCAAAATCAAAGTAAATCCACGAGGGAATCTTTGGGCAACAG GACATTTTATGGGTAGGAAGAGTATTCCGGACGGCTGTGTAGATTTGTCCGAGCTGAAACAGGAACAGAGAGCCATGCAGCATCCCCAACAGAGGACAGATCCTATCAACCAG aACACGGACTTCCTGGTAAAGCTTTTGAAAAGTTACTTTGAAGAAAGGAAACGATAA
- the sec11a gene encoding signal peptidase complex catalytic subunit SEC11A isoform X2, protein MVWLGETGHTLTLKLYYQVLNFGMIVSSALMIWKGLMVVTGSESPIVVVLSGSMEPAFYRGDLLFLTNRVDDPIRVGEIVVFRIEGREIPIVHRVLKIHEKENGDIKFLTKGDNNSVDDRGLYKRGQHWLEKKDVVGRARGFVPYIGIVTILMNDYPKFKYAVLCMLGLFVLVHRE, encoded by the exons ATGGTATGGCTTGGCGAAACAGGCCATACTTTAACGTTAAAG CTGTATTACCAGGTGCTGAATTTTGGGATGATTGTATCTTCAGCCTTAATGATTTGGAAAGGCTTAATGGTCGTGACTGGAAGTGAAAGCCCAATTGTGGTTGTTCTCAG CGGGAGCATGGAGCCTGCATTTTACAGAGGAGATCTCCTCTTCCTCACAAATCGTGTGGACGATCCAATAAGAGTGGGAGAAATCGTGGTGTTCAGGATTGAGGGAAGAGAGATCCCCATTGTGCACAGAGTGCTCAAAATTCATGAGAA agaaaatggagatataaagTTCTTAACGAAAGGAGATAATAATTCTGTGGATGACAGAGGCCTATACAAGCGAGGACAGCACTGGTTGGAGAAGAAAGATGTGGTGGGCAGAGCCAGAGG GTTTGTGCCTTATATAGGAATTGTTACAATTTTGATGAACGACTACCCTAAGTTTAAG TACGCTGTTCTATGTATGCTCGGACTCTTCGTTTTGGTACATAGAGAATGA
- the sec11a gene encoding signal peptidase complex catalytic subunit SEC11A isoform X1 produces the protein MISLDFLDDVRRMNKRQLYYQVLNFGMIVSSALMIWKGLMVVTGSESPIVVVLSGSMEPAFYRGDLLFLTNRVDDPIRVGEIVVFRIEGREIPIVHRVLKIHEKENGDIKFLTKGDNNSVDDRGLYKRGQHWLEKKDVVGRARGFVPYIGIVTILMNDYPKFKYAVLCMLGLFVLVHRE, from the exons ATGATCTCTTTAGACTTTCTGGACGATGTTCGGCGGATGAATAAACGCCAG CTGTATTACCAGGTGCTGAATTTTGGGATGATTGTATCTTCAGCCTTAATGATTTGGAAAGGCTTAATGGTCGTGACTGGAAGTGAAAGCCCAATTGTGGTTGTTCTCAG CGGGAGCATGGAGCCTGCATTTTACAGAGGAGATCTCCTCTTCCTCACAAATCGTGTGGACGATCCAATAAGAGTGGGAGAAATCGTGGTGTTCAGGATTGAGGGAAGAGAGATCCCCATTGTGCACAGAGTGCTCAAAATTCATGAGAA agaaaatggagatataaagTTCTTAACGAAAGGAGATAATAATTCTGTGGATGACAGAGGCCTATACAAGCGAGGACAGCACTGGTTGGAGAAGAAAGATGTGGTGGGCAGAGCCAGAGG GTTTGTGCCTTATATAGGAATTGTTACAATTTTGATGAACGACTACCCTAAGTTTAAG TACGCTGTTCTATGTATGCTCGGACTCTTCGTTTTGGTACATAGAGAATGA
- the znf592 gene encoding zinc finger protein 592, with amino-acid sequence MGDMKTPDFDDLLAAFDIPDATSLDAKEAIQESQDEAEGHLKHSDLCMDATVSVPHPATTSDAPAVSVIVKNTNRQDSYEPLMEKDSSQLGHLLQNGFRSSSSCLETHLVGHSNYTLLDTSLLNRDCSTSFLEKIPLAYKTEKVLPLSKSVQDFSPVSSPESEEIQSNTINNHPHHGDSYFPNDSLFASAESSISDNDGKSKAYSMMDKCHKTDPGSKTVNCPSGDAIFDIGGSSECKEDQVEKRYDPVTMDACTDDAGTSAYPTPETNPSSPRMFVKTQPSKLSSCLDALVALNAKKDLSEQTSPRDLPVIRKETMKVSPKVAISPRSPRSPLEVVKRLIKQPDSPMSVCSDSSGKASPALVGGSPPAIPRVRIKTIKTSSGQIKRTVTSIFPDSETEDLQSPFGSSPSQSSVEDTFSKTVAVCHSHEIISEDIFENGKQESSNIALLGHASASIEAVKSSKKSQSPNSNCGLKRTLKANKQRKLSPSQAGYSTNPNYLPKALHLANLNLVPHSVAASVTARSSTHRQDHSQLSSPTVCSSVPLVHQVQKTLTNTHAIIPNTAAGTLNRLLNYSNPVPTYVPNLSPPPDSNIKLPAHGYCCLECGDSFGLEKSLAFHYSRRSVHIEVTCVHCSKTLVFFNRCALLAHARDHKNKGMMMQCSQLFMKPIAVDQMLMPSKPDKSSQITQGRSTVHSTNNQAAMPLYPDKDVRYGLKCLECNKQISDYVALAGHFQRSSTESEGLMCKVCTMLLPNKCSYRAHQRIHAHKSPFCCPECGALSRSVDFQKHVKENCLHYARKVAYSCLHCETLFMSLPLLKSHIEEKHCEVFYKCTICPVAFKTSDGCLIHVKSKHIGSEPSYQLIHKCSCETVFKKKQLLYQHLHQRTCIFRCPDCTSFFMQKLALVQHIKGIHGDVFRGETEICPKLEAEPASHNLNSVSSNHQTKLTKPSNGAVKEVRDYSTSRKSNNVKNTGWTCGECLLWVPDRETYVSHMKTSHGKSVKRNPCRLCERSFNSSTSLRRHIRNDHDRKKKVYTCWYCANERMTCTQLSMLKNHLSLMHGIKNPDFSLMAKLASQEASKHMRLGPKRAALKDSKDVGDGGTSHSTPAKRLKPLFRCAKCGLTTEDPVQFQVHIPQHKSDADTPQCQHCGLCFTSQLALSRHLYIVHKVKESEGQEDNKEDVSHFEGTEMQGVGEPSMKQQSKKSQHRLLSPGKTVMCTSELQTETGSQTRALESLESDCHSSGKVQTSGTNGSSVEEEE; translated from the exons ATGGGTGACATGAAGACCCCTGATTTTGATGATCTCTTGGCTGCCTTTGACATCCCTGATGCTACTAGTTTGGATGCCAAAGAGGCCATCCAGGAGAGTCAGGATGAGGCAGAGGGCCACCTTAAGCACTCAGATCTGTGCATGGATGCTACAGTGTCAGTGCCTCACCCAGCGACTACTTCGGATGCTCCAGCCGTTAGTGTTATAGTGAAAAACACTAATCGCCAGGACTCCTATGAACCCCTTATGGAGAAAGATAGCTCACAGTTGGGACATCTGTTGCAAAATGGGTTCAGGAGTTCTTCTAGCTGCCTTGAAACACATCTTGTGGGTCACAGCAATTATACCTTATTGGATACATCACTTCTGAACAGGGACTGTTCGACTAGTTTCTTGGAAAAAATTCCTTTGGCCTACAAGACAGAAAAAGTTCTGCCTCTTTCAAAGTCAGTGCAGGACTTTAGTCCTGTGTCCAGCCCAGAGTCAGAAGAAATTCAAAGCAATACTATTAATAATCATCCACATCATGGAGATTCATATTTCCCAAATGACTCATTGTTTGCATCTGCAGAATCCTCTATATCCGACAATGATGGAAAATCAAAAGCATACAGCATGATGGACAAGTGCCATAAAACAGATCCCGGTTCTAAAACAGTGAATTGTCCCAGTGGTGATGCAATATTTGATATAGGTGGGAGTTCAGAGTGTAAAGAAGATCAAGTAGAAAAGAGATATGATCCAGTGACAATGGATGCTTGTACTGATGATGCTGGAACAAGTGCATACCCAACTCCGGAAACCAACCCTTCCTCTCCTCGCATGTTTGTCAAAACTCAGCCCTCCAAACTGTCTTCTTGTCTTGATGCATTGGTGGCTTTGAATGCGAAAAAAGATCTAAGTGAGCAAACAAGTCCAAGGGACTTGCCAGTGATTCGTAAAGAGACAATGAAGGTTAGTCCCAAAGTGGCCATATCACCCAGGAGTCCAAGAAGCCCTCTTGAAGTAGTAAAACGGTTAATTAAACAACCGGATAGCCCTATGAGTGTATGTAGTGACAGCAGTGGAAAAGCATCTCCTGCTTTGGTTGGTGGCTCACCTCCAGCCATACCAAGAGTCAGAATAAAGACAATCAAAACATCCTCTGGGCAAATTAAACGGACTGTTACTAGCATATTTCCAGATTCTGAAACCGAAGACCTCCAGTCACCTTTTGGATCATCTCCATCTCAGTCATCAGTTGAAGATACCTTCTCTAAAACAGTGGCTGTATGTCATTCCCATGAAATCATCAGTGAAGATATTTTTGAGAATGGAAAGCAGGAGTCCTCAAACATAGCTCTCTTGGGTCACGCATCAGCAAGTATTGAAGCGGTTAAAAGCTCAAAGAAATCCCAGTCGCCAAACAGTAACTGTGGATTGAAAAGGACTCTAAAAGCAAATAAGCAGAGGAAGTTATCTCCATCTCAAGCAGGTTACTCTACCAATCCAAATTACCTTCCCAAAGCATTACATTTAGCTAACCTAAATCTGGTCCCCCACAGTGTTGCTGCTTCAGTTACAGCAAGGTCCTCCACCCACAGGCAGGACCATTCCCAGCTGTCCTCTCCCACAGTATGCAGCAGTGTACCTTTAGTTCACCAAGTTCAGAAAACgttaacaaacacacacgccaTTATTCCCAATACTGCTGCTGGAACTTTAAACAGACTGTTGAATTACTCTAACCCTGTGCCAACTTATGTGCCCAACTTAAGTCCACCACCTGACAGCAACATCAAGCTCCCAGCTCATGGCTACTGCTGCCTGGAGTGTGGCGATTCGTTTGGACTTGAGAAGAGCCTTGCTTTTCATTATAGTAGGAGGAGTGTTCACATTGAAGTGACCTGTGTACACTGTTCAAAAACCCTTGTGTTCTTCAACAGGTGTGCGCTCCTAGCACATGCTCGAGATCATAAGAATAAAGGCATGATGATGCAATGCTCACAGCTGTTCATGAAGCCTATTGCTGTCGATCAGATGTTGATGCCCTCCAAACCTGACAAGTCATCACAGATTACTCAAGGGAGAAGTACTGTGCACTCAACTAACAATCAAGCTGCAATGCCTCTCTATCCAGATAAAGATGTCCGATATGGACTCAAATGCCTGGAATGCAATAAGCAGATATCAGATTATGTGGCACTTGCAGGTCACTTTCAGAGGTCATCCACAGAATCTGAGGGTTTG ATGTGCAAGGTTTGTACAATGCTGCTCCCAAACAAGTGCAGCTACAGAGCCCACCAGCGGATCCATGCCCACAAATCCCCATTCTGCTGCCCTGAATGTGGGGCTCTCAGTCGTTCTGTGGACTTCCAGAAGCATGTGAAAGAGAACTGTCTACACTATGCACGGAAAGTTGCCTACTC GTGCCTGCATTGTGAGACACTTTTCATGTCACTTCCTCTCCTGAAGAGTCATATTGAGGAGAAACATTGTGAGGTCTTCTATAAGTGCACCATCTGTCCCGTTGCTTTCAAAACATCTGATGGCTGCCTCATACATGTGAAGAGTAAGCATATTGGCAGTGAACCTTCATATCA GTTGATCCACAAGTGCTCCTGTGAAACTGTTTTTAAGAAGAAACAGCTATTATATCAACATCTCCATCAGCGTACATGTATATTCAGGTGTCCTGATTGCACATCGTTCTTCATGCAAAAATTAGCCTTGGTGCAACACATCAAG GGGATTCATGGAGATGTCTTCAGAGGTGAAACAGAAATATGTCCAAAGCTAGAAGCAGAACCAGCTTCACATAATCTGAATTCTGTGTCATCAAATCACCAGACAAAGCTAACCAAACCCAGTAATGGGGCTGTCAAGGAAGTTAGGGACTACTCAACTTCACGAAAGTCCAATAATGTGAAAAACACTGGCTGGACCTGTGGAGAGTGTCTTCTGTGGGTGCCAGACAGAGAGACTTATGTCAGTCATATGAAGACCAGCCATGGCAAG TCAGTGAAGAGAAATCCTTGCCGGTTGTGTGAAAGGTCCTTCAATTCCTCCACAAGTCTGAGACGACACATTCGTAATGACCATGACAGGAAGAAGAAAGTTTATACTTGCTG GTATTGTGCAAATGAGAGGATGACTTGCACTCAGCTCTCCATGTTAAAGAACCACCTCAGCTTGATGCATGGAATCAAGAATCCAGACTTCAGTCTCATGGCCAAGTTAGCCTCTCAAGAGGCTAGTAAGCACATGAGGCTG GGGCCTAAGAGAGCTGCACTGAAGGACAGCAAGGATGTAGGAGATGGTGGGACATCACACTCTACTCCTGCCAAACGACTGAAGCCACTTTTCCGCTGCGCCAAATGTGGCCTCACCACTGAGGATCCAGTGCAGTTTCAAGTACACATACCTCAACACAAGTCGGATGCCGATACACCCCAGTGTCAGCACTGTGGCCTGTGTTTTACGTCGCAGCTGGCACTTAGCAGGCATCTCTACATTGTGCACAAGGTGAAGGAGTCTGAGGGGCAGGAGGATAACAAAGAGGACGTGTCACATTTTGAAGGCACCGAGATGCAGGGGGTGGGGGAGCCATCAATGAAACAACAGAGTAAAAAAAGTCAACATAGACTTCTTTCACCTGGAAAGACTGTCATGTGTACATCTGAACTTCAGACTGAAACAGGCAGCCAGACTCGGGCACTTGAGTCCTTGGAAAGTGATTGTCATTCTAGTGGCAAAGTTCAGACTTCAGGAACAAATGGAAGTTCCGTGGAAGAAGAAGAGTAA